The genomic window GATCCTCAGCATAAAGCCTGCATTCAATCGCATGACCAGTTTTTGTGATATTATCCTGGGTAAAAGGCAATTGTTCCTTTGCAGCAATCTTTAGCTGCAGCTCGACTAAATCCAATCCTGTTATTTCTTCCGTTACCGGGTGCTCTACCTGCAAACGGGTATTCATCTCAAGAAAATAGAAATTTTTATTTTCGTCAAAAATAAATTCCATTGTACCTACATTCGTATAATCAATTTGCTTTACGCCACGAATGGCAGCTGCCAGCAGCTCATTTCTAAGGGTCTCATCCAAAAACGGGGACGGACTTTCTTCAATCACCTTTTGATTCCGCCGTTGGACTGAGCATTCTCTTTCAAATAAATGCATCACATTTCCATAGGCATCAGCAACAATTTGAACTTCGATATGGCGAGGCTTTGAAATCCACTTTTCCAGAAAAACAGTGCCATCATTAAAAAATGAGTCTGCTTTCTGCTTTGTTGCATCAAACACCTTTAGTAACTCTTCTTGGTTGTGTACGAGCTGCATTCCGATACCGCCGCCGCCCGCACTCGCTTTTAACATAAGCGGATAGCCAAGATCGTTCGCAATCTGTATGGCTTCCTCTACAGATTCAACGCTTTTATCTGTACCCGGAACAACGTTCACACCGGCTTTTTGCATTTGTATTCGTGCTTCAAGCTTGCTTCCCATGAGGCGCATCGTTTCTGCAGAAGGACCAATAAAAACAATATCTTCCTCCTCGCAGCGGCGGACAAATTCCGGATTCTCCGATAAAAATCCATAGCCTGGATGAATCGCATCCGCTTTCGTTTCTTTTGCTACCTGTATTACCTTTTCAACATTTAGATAGCTTTTTTTCGCCTGGGCTGGACCGATGCATACAGCCTCTGTAGCCTCGCTAACATGGGGAGCCTCAGCATCTGCCTCAGAATAGACTGCAACGGTATCGATGCCAAGCTTCTTACAGGTGCGAATAATTCTCCTAGCAATTTCCCCTCTGTTTGCAATCAGCACCTTTTTAAAATAGGCCATCCGCCTAAACCTCCTCTTCAGAAAAAAATTTACTGTTCAATGATGACTGCTATTTCCTGACCTGCATCGAGAAGGTCCTCATCCTCAACAAAGAATTGCGCAAGAACTCCTTCATTCTCTGCTTTTATTTCATAAAAATTTTTCATAACCTCTACAAGGCCAATCACATCGCCCACTTTTACTTGGGCTCCTTCCTTTATATACACATCTTTATCTGGAGCTGGTTTGCGATAGAATACCCCCGGGATTGGTGTTAGTACTGTTTTTTGTTCAGCCATTTTTTAATCCTCCTGCTTGAGCTAATACTTGCTGCTTCATTTGATTGATTTTATTCTGATAATCTTTGCGGATCTCAAGTGCTTCGTGGATATCAACTGCTACAAATCGAACTTTTTCATTCGTTTTGATTTGTGCCATTTTATTTAAATCGGTACTGATAATCGTACAAATCGTTGCATATCCTCCGCCTGTCACAGCATCGTTTAAGAGGGCAATCGGCTCTACGCCATCAGGCACCTGAATGGATCCAATTGGATAGCCTAAATCGACAACATTGGATGGATTGCTTCCAGCTCCAAACGGCTGCTCACGCTCAACGAAATTTAAACGCTCTCCTTTAAATCGATAGCCCACACGATTCGCTTCTGGTGTAACAGTCCATTCCATAGAGAAAAATCGCTCTTTACTTTCCTCAGTCAACCGATAACTGCATAGTCCTAAAACAACACGGACTTCATTTGTTTTCGAGAATGTCGGAATAAGTTCATCACTAATGCGGGTTCCGGTGGCTATTGCAGTTTCGTGATCATTGCCAATTTTCAATTCATCCCCAGATTGAAGTGCGCGGCCTTCGTAGCCTCCAATGCCACACAATGTATAGGTAGAGCGTGATTCCATGATTAGCGGCACGTCAATTCCTCCTGCCACTGCCAAATACACACGTGCACCTTGTTTGATAAAATCGAATGAAAGAACATCTCCAGCCTTTACTTCAAGCGTTTCCCACATCGGCACAGGCTCGCCATTGATTTTCGGCGGCATCTCGCCACCCGTAATGGCAACGGTTGCATTTTGCTGAAATTCTAAGATTGGGCCCATATAGGTAATTTCAAGAACGGCCGCATTTTCCTTGTTCCCAACGAGTAAATTGCTCGCAAAGTAAGAATATTTATCCATGGCTCCTGACGGCGGCATCCCCACTTCATAATGGCCAATTCTGCCGGAATCTTGAACGGTCGTTTGCAGTCCAGGATTGATTACTTTAATCATGCATACAACCTCCTTAACACGGAATCTGAAAATGCTTTCGGATTTTCGAGCACTTCTTGAGGCTTAAATGTAATTTCCTTTGTTAAATAACGGAACTCTCCACTTTCCACTTCTTTTCGAATATCCTCGTATTCCTCCATCGTAATGCTTCGATATCGGAAAACATCTCCCTGTCTAGGGAAGGTCATCGACTCTTTGAAATCATGCAAGCGCTGTTCTTTTTCATAAATTGGGGCTGCTGCAGTTCCGAAGAGTTGGTAGCCGCCAGCTCCCTGCACAGGGTATATAACGGCAAAGGCCCCGCCAAATCCAAATGCTCTTTCTGGTGTAAACGTACGTGGGCGAACATATTTTGGCGCTTCGATTTGCTGTTCACGGGGCACCATTTGATAGCACCATGGCAATCCCGGAACAAACCCGATCATCGAAACGAGATACGGGCTATCTGTAATCGATTTAATGAGTTCTTCTTTAGATTGAAAGCCATTTGTACGGGCCACATATTCAAGGTCTGTTGCTGTCGGGTCCTGATGCCTGTCCCTGAAACGCATTAATGCCTCATGTGTCCAAGGATCTTCGAATAATATCGGCACATCCACAGCACGGGCTGTTATTTCAAAGCTTTCTAAGGAAACCGTCTGTTCTAGTTCTTTCAATTTTGAAATTAATTCATCTGGGTGAATGATATCTGGATTAAAACGAATCATATAGGATGCATTGGAAGGACAGATATCCAGAATTCCCGAAAGGTTTTCCTCTCTCAATGTCTTTGTAATCGCCATAGCCTGAAAATTCGTTTCTAGGCTCATCGCCTCAGATAATTCAACAAAAATAAACTCATCACCGCCATATTCATAACGGGCCAAAGGACTTCACCTCACTGAAAGTATTTATCTACTAATCTTGCAAATTCCATGCCAAGATAATATTTATTGATTTTTCAGATTACTAGTTCTCGGGTGCTGAAAAGTGCGGTGAAATCTTTCAGAATTGAAAGATTGTTTTTCAGTATTGAAAGTGTTTGGTAAGGTTATTTTCGAAAATAGACTAGAAGCGGGATGATTTGCAAAATGGTAGGTATGTTAGGGAATTGGCTTATATATCTTGAAATTCACTGATATATCTCGAAAGTCGCCGATATATCTCGAAAGTCGCCGATATATCCTGAAAGTCGCTGATATATTCCGAAAGTCGCTGATATATCTTTAAAAGCTACGCCATATAACTCAAATAAGCCCCGAAATTTTGAAAGTGAATAAAAAAAGGACTGCATCATCTTTTATTAAAAAGATTTGCAGTCCTCTTTCTTAATTTCTATTAAAAACAACTAGCTTCTGCTCAGTCATTTCTTCAATCGCATATTTTATACCTTCCCGGCCAACTCCACTTTCTTTAACACCGCCGTATGGCATGTGGTCCACTCGGAAGGTTGGAATGTCATTGATCATGACTCCTCCTACATGTAGCTGCTGTGCTGCAGTTAGTGCGGTATGGACGTTATCCGTATAGATACCAGCCTGGAGCCCATACCGGGAATCATTCACAAGCTCAATGGCCTCATCCACAGATTTCACTTTATTAATCAGCACAATCGGGGCAAATACTTCCTGACAGGATACCTTTAGACAAGGATCAGCATCTAAGAGAACAGTCGGCAATAAAATATTCCCCTCCGATGTTCCACCTACAGCCACCTTAGCTCCCTGCTGTTTCGCTTCCTCCAGCCAATCAAGCGTCCGCTGTACATCTTTTTCCGTAATTAAAGCGGAAACATCTGTCGCCGGATCAAGCGGATCGCCAATATTCAGCTTCTTCGTTGCTTCAACAAATTTGTCAACAAAAGCCTCATATAAATCTTCATGAATATATACACGCTGCAAGGAAATGCAAACCTGGCCTTGAAAGCCGAATGCGCCTGCTACACAACGCGAAATAATTTTATCAATATTAATCTCTTTATCAATAATGACCGCGGCATTCGAACCTAACTCCAGCGTAACACGCTTTAACCCCGCTTTATTCCGGATTCCAATCCCCACCGCAGGACTTCCGGTAAATGAAATCTTTTGGACCCGGTCGTCTTTCACAAGCTTTTCACCAATGATCGATCCACTGCCTGTTACAACATTCAAGGCACCAGCCGGCAATCCCGCTTCTTGGAATAATTCAGCAATGAAAAACGCCGATAACGGAGTTTGACCAGCAGGTTTCAAAACAACAGTATTCCCTGAAGCAATAGCTGGCCCTACCTTGTGTGCGACTAAATTCATTGGAAAATTAAAAGGGGTTATCGCGCCAATCACTCCAATTGGTTCCCGCACGGTGTAGGCCAGTCTTCCTTCCCCGCCAGGTGCCGCATCAAGCGGAATCGTTTCCCCATGAATACGCTTCGCTTCTTCAGCAGCAAATTTATATGTTTGAATCGTGCGGGCTACTTCCGTCCTTGCCGCAGATATTGGCTTGGCAGCCTCAGTGGCAATAACTTCAGCTGCCTCATCAGCCCTCTTCTCTAATAGGAATACTACTTTTTCTAATATTTGCGCTCGTTGATGGCTTGGCATAGCCGCCATTATTTTTCTTGCGTTAAAAGCAGCCTCTAATCCTCTATCAATCTCTTCCACCGTTGCTGCTGGAATCTCGGCAATCACCTTTCCACTGTAAGGAGAGCTTAGTGGTACATACTGACTTGCCTCGATCCATTCACCATTCATGAATAATTTCTTCTTCAATTAGATCTCCCCTTATTCATTCTTATCTTAATAGTTTTATATTCTTCATTATCACCCAAAACCCTTTATAACTTTAAAACCTCAGCTTCAATTGCCGCAATCGCATCATGTAGGATATCAAGCATTCTTGCCATCTCTTCTTTATTGATAATTAACGGCGGCGCAAATACAAGCGTATCCTGGCCATCAAACACGACAGATCTGCAAATCAGGCCCCGCTTTGCCGCTTCGGTTACAATCATTGGTGCTAATGGAGCCGAAAATTTCTCATTTGTCTGTTGATCTTTTACAATTTCAATGCCGCCCATCAATCCAAGGCCCTTTACTTTACCAACAATTTTACGCTCGCCTTGAATCCATTTAAAGCCTTTTAGCATTTCGTCTCCCATGATTTCAGCATTCTTAATAAGGTTTTCCTCTTCAATAATTTCGATATTTTTCAATGCAACTGCACAAGCCATTGGGTGCCCGCTGTACGTATAGCCATGCAACAGTGTCCCTGTCGAGAGCTCAGTAAAATCTTGGTGAATTTTTTCAGAAATCATTACGCCGCCTAATTGGGCGTAGCCACTCGTCACACCTTTTGCAAAGCACATCATATCTGGCACAACCCCATAATGCTCAATCCCAAAATATTTCCCTGTCCGGCCAAATCCTGTAATCACTTCGTCTGTTATAAATAAAATGCCATACTCATCACAAATACTTCTAACTTCCTTAAAATAGCCATCTGGTGCGACATGCAGCCCTCCTGCTCCTTGCACAGGCTCTGCAATAAACGCCGCAATGGACTCTGGACCTTCCGCTTCAATCACATCACGCAAATCTTGAGTTGAAAAGTGATCTGCGTAGCAGTAATCTGGATCAAATGAGTTTGTAAAGTCACGGAACGGCTTCAAGCCAGTTGCATTTGTCGAACCCATCGCGACTCCGTGATAGGACTTCGTTCGCGAGATGATCTTTTTTCGATTCGGCTGCCCTTTTAAAATCCAATAATGGCGTGCCAGTTTATACGCTGTATCATTTGCCTCTGAACCGCCGGAAGTAAAGAATGTGGCCTTTAAATCCCCAGGTGCAATCTCGGCCAATTTTGCAGCCAAACGAATCGCAGGTTCATTGCTAAATGTAGCAAAGCATGAGGAGAATGCTAGCTTGGACATTTGTTCCATCGCCACTTTCCCCAATTCCTCTCTCCCATGCCCAACATTCACATTCCATAGAGAAGACATGCCATCAATGACTGTATTCCCCGCCATGTCGTGAAGGTGTACCCCTTTCCCTTCTGTAAAAATAAACGATGGCCCCTGATCTTGCTGCTGCTTTATAGGAGAGGTTGGATGCAGAAAATGTTTCTTATCAAAGTCCATTAATTCTTGAATGCTACTCGTATTCTTTATCATAATTTAATTCCTCCTAGAAAAATTTAGCTTCGTTCTTATATAATTTGTAAATGCAAATTTTATGCCAACTTTTTATTAGAATCTTTCCTCCATCTTGACGCTTAGAAATTAAGCGGACATGAAATTCGCTATTTCCATTAAATGACCCTAATTTAAGGGCTAAGCGGACACGGGGGTACTTTATTCACGAAATAACACAAGGATATCAATGCTTTTCTACAAAATAACGTACCCTATGTCCACAAAGATACAGAATTACCTCATTTCCGTCCAAATAACGGCCCTGATGTCCGCAAAGATAACAAAGTTTATGATCTGCGTTCACCGTATGTGTGGCCTACATTTATTATTGACGCTTGTCGCCATAGCCTAAAATATCCAACACTCAGATTTAATCTTTACCTGGATTGGGTATACTTTAGCGGGAAAGTCCCTTTTTTTCCCTCGAAAATATTGTTTTATATATATAAAAGGGTTTATCTTCACCTTCAAATTTTTTTATGCTAGAATCCTTCTAGTAGGGGGACATGCCGCGATTTTTCAATGGAAATTAATTGAGAAATAGGACCCTGAAATTTTTAAATATTAAATGATAGAAGGGGGTTATATTATGCATCTATTGCCACGGGAAATTGACAAGCTCATGATTGTAGTGGCTGCAGATCTTGCCAAACGCCGGAAGGATAGAGGATTAAAACTAAACCATCCGGAGGCAGTAGCTCTTATTACCTATGAGGTAATGGAGGGGGCAAGAGATGGAAAAACAGTCGCCGAGCTTATGGAGTATGGAGCAACTATTTTATCAAGAGAAGATGTTATGGACGGAATACCAGAAATGATTAATGATATTCAAGTCGAAGTGACATTTCCAGATGGAACCAAATTGGTTACAGTACACAGTCCTATTAGATAAACAGGAGGGAGCGTTTAATGCTGCCAGGAGAATACGTCTTAAAAGATGAAGATATTATCATTAATGAAGGAAAAGAAGTCTTTATTATTTCTGTTACAAATACGGGTGACCGCCCAGTTCAAGTAGGTTCACACTTTCATTTTTACGAAGTGAATGATGCTCTTAAATTTGAGAGGGAAAAAGCTTACGGGAAAAGATTAAATATTCCTGCCGGAGCAGCTGTGCGTTTTGAGCCAGGTGATGAAAAGGAGATCCAGCTTATACAATTTGCTGGTGAACGCCGCGTTTACGGTTTCAATAATAAGGTAGATGGCTCTTTAGAAAGTGAGGATAATAAATGAGTTTTAAAATGTCCAGAAAGCAGTATGCTGAAATGTACGGGCCAACAACAGGCGACTCCATCCGTCTAGCAGATACTGACCTATTTATTCAAATTGAGAAAGATCATACAACATATGGAGAAGAAGTAGTCTTTGGCGGCGGGAAAGTAATTCGTGACGGTATGGGGCAGCACCCTCTTGCAACACGCGGGGAAGGTGTAGCAGATACAGTCATCACAAACATCGTTATTTTTGATTACACAGGAATTTACAAAGCTGACTTAGCTATTAAAGACGGCAAGATTTTTGGCATCGGCAAAAGCGGCAATCCGCTCATTATGGATAATGTCGATATTATCATAGGTGCAGCTACTGAAATCATTGCTGGAGAAGGCTTAATCGTGACAGCCGGAGCCATTGATACGCATGTGCATTTTATTAATCCAGAACAAGTGCAAACGGCTCTAACATCTGGCACAACGACATTAATTGGAGGAGGAACAGGACCTGCAGCTGGATCACGGGCAACAACAGTAACTCCTGGAGAATGGAATATTCACCGGATGCTAGAAGCTGCGGAAGGTTTGCCGATTAACGTTGGCTTTACAGGCAAAGGACATGCGGCATCCATCGCGCCTTTAGCAGAGCAAGTGAAAGCTGGAGTTATTGGACTAAAAGTACACGAAGACTGGGGAGCAACAGGCTCATCCCTAGATTATGCACTAAGGGTTGCAGACGAATATGATATTCAAGTGGCCCTGCACGCAGATACTTTGAACGAGAGCGGATTTATGGAAACGACAATGGCTGCAGTGAAAGACCGTGTTTTGCATATGTATCATACAGAAGGAGCTGGCGGAGGACATGCCCCCGATTTAATCAAATCTGCGGGATACCATAACATCCTGCCCTCATCAACAAACCCAACCCTCCCTTATACCGTTAATACAATTGACGAACATCTTGATATGGTCATGGTTTGCCATCACTTAAACCCTTCTGTTCCAGAGGATATCGCGTTTGCCGATTCAAGAATCAGAAGAGAGACCATTGCCGCGGAAGATATTCTTCAGGATATGGGTGTGTTTAGTATGGTCAGCTCTGACGCTCAAGCGATGGGCCGAGTAGGAGAAGTCGTTTTGCGTACTTGGCAAGTGGCTGACAAAATGAAGAAACAAAGAGGGATTATGTCTGGCGATAGTCAATATGCAGATAATAATCGTGCAAAACGCTATATTGCGAAATATACAATTAACCCAGCGATTACACATGGAATTTCCAACCATGTCGGTTCAATCGAAATTGGGAAAATTGCAGATTTAGTTCTTTGGTCTCCGAAATTCTTTGGAGTAAAGCCTGAAATGGTTCTTAAAAACGGACTTGCCGTAACAGGATTAATGGGGGATGCCAACGCTTCTATCCCGACTCCACAGCCTTATATTTACAGACCAATGTATGCCCAATTCGGAAAAGCCTTATCGAAAAGCT from Bacillus sp. DTU_2020_1000418_1_SI_GHA_SEK_038 includes these protein-coding regions:
- a CDS encoding acetyl-CoA carboxylase biotin carboxylase subunit, producing MAYFKKVLIANRGEIARRIIRTCKKLGIDTVAVYSEADAEAPHVSEATEAVCIGPAQAKKSYLNVEKVIQVAKETKADAIHPGYGFLSENPEFVRRCEEEDIVFIGPSAETMRLMGSKLEARIQMQKAGVNVVPGTDKSVESVEEAIQIANDLGYPLMLKASAGGGGIGMQLVHNQEELLKVFDATKQKADSFFNDGTVFLEKWISKPRHIEVQIVADAYGNVMHLFERECSVQRRNQKVIEESPSPFLDETLRNELLAAAIRGVKQIDYTNVGTMEFIFDENKNFYFLEMNTRLQVEHPVTEEITGLDLVELQLKIAAKEQLPFTQDNITKTGHAIECRLYAEDPVTFFPSPGVISSLELPGDNVRYDFGFINGSAVTPFYDPMIGKIIVHGISRDHAISKMQKVLEEMDIQGVKTNLPLLEKIMKNEQFISGNYTTEFLAEHKAELQKR
- a CDS encoding acetyl-CoA carboxylase, whose protein sequence is MAEQKTVLTPIPGVFYRKPAPDKDVYIKEGAQVKVGDVIGLVEVMKNFYEIKAENEGVLAQFFVEDEDLLDAGQEIAVIIEQ
- a CDS encoding biotin-dependent carboxyltransferase family protein; the protein is MIKVINPGLQTTVQDSGRIGHYEVGMPPSGAMDKYSYFASNLLVGNKENAAVLEITYMGPILEFQQNATVAITGGEMPPKINGEPVPMWETLEVKAGDVLSFDFIKQGARVYLAVAGGIDVPLIMESRSTYTLCGIGGYEGRALQSGDELKIGNDHETAIATGTRISDELIPTFSKTNEVRVVLGLCSYRLTEESKERFFSMEWTVTPEANRVGYRFKGERLNFVEREQPFGAGSNPSNVVDLGYPIGSIQVPDGVEPIALLNDAVTGGGYATICTIISTDLNKMAQIKTNEKVRFVAVDIHEALEIRKDYQNKINQMKQQVLAQAGGLKNG
- a CDS encoding 5-oxoprolinase subunit B family protein; amino-acid sequence: MARYEYGGDEFIFVELSEAMSLETNFQAMAITKTLREENLSGILDICPSNASYMIRFNPDIIHPDELISKLKELEQTVSLESFEITARAVDVPILFEDPWTHEALMRFRDRHQDPTATDLEYVARTNGFQSKEELIKSITDSPYLVSMIGFVPGLPWCYQMVPREQQIEAPKYVRPRTFTPERAFGFGGAFAVIYPVQGAGGYQLFGTAAAPIYEKEQRLHDFKESMTFPRQGDVFRYRSITMEEYEDIRKEVESGEFRYLTKEITFKPQEVLENPKAFSDSVLRRLYA
- a CDS encoding aldehyde dehydrogenase family protein produces the protein MNGEWIEASQYVPLSSPYSGKVIAEIPAATVEEIDRGLEAAFNARKIMAAMPSHQRAQILEKVVFLLEKRADEAAEVIATEAAKPISAARTEVARTIQTYKFAAEEAKRIHGETIPLDAAPGGEGRLAYTVREPIGVIGAITPFNFPMNLVAHKVGPAIASGNTVVLKPAGQTPLSAFFIAELFQEAGLPAGALNVVTGSGSIIGEKLVKDDRVQKISFTGSPAVGIGIRNKAGLKRVTLELGSNAAVIIDKEINIDKIISRCVAGAFGFQGQVCISLQRVYIHEDLYEAFVDKFVEATKKLNIGDPLDPATDVSALITEKDVQRTLDWLEEAKQQGAKVAVGGTSEGNILLPTVLLDADPCLKVSCQEVFAPIVLINKVKSVDEAIELVNDSRYGLQAGIYTDNVHTALTAAQQLHVGGVMINDIPTFRVDHMPYGGVKESGVGREGIKYAIEEMTEQKLVVFNRN
- a CDS encoding aspartate aminotransferase family protein codes for the protein MIKNTSSIQELMDFDKKHFLHPTSPIKQQQDQGPSFIFTEGKGVHLHDMAGNTVIDGMSSLWNVNVGHGREELGKVAMEQMSKLAFSSCFATFSNEPAIRLAAKLAEIAPGDLKATFFTSGGSEANDTAYKLARHYWILKGQPNRKKIISRTKSYHGVAMGSTNATGLKPFRDFTNSFDPDYCYADHFSTQDLRDVIEAEGPESIAAFIAEPVQGAGGLHVAPDGYFKEVRSICDEYGILFITDEVITGFGRTGKYFGIEHYGVVPDMMCFAKGVTSGYAQLGGVMISEKIHQDFTELSTGTLLHGYTYSGHPMACAVALKNIEIIEEENLIKNAEIMGDEMLKGFKWIQGERKIVGKVKGLGLMGGIEIVKDQQTNEKFSAPLAPMIVTEAAKRGLICRSVVFDGQDTLVFAPPLIINKEEMARMLDILHDAIAAIEAEVLKL
- a CDS encoding urease subunit gamma, producing the protein MHLLPREIDKLMIVVAADLAKRRKDRGLKLNHPEAVALITYEVMEGARDGKTVAELMEYGATILSREDVMDGIPEMINDIQVEVTFPDGTKLVTVHSPIR
- a CDS encoding urease subunit beta, with the protein product MLPGEYVLKDEDIIINEGKEVFIISVTNTGDRPVQVGSHFHFYEVNDALKFEREKAYGKRLNIPAGAAVRFEPGDEKEIQLIQFAGERRVYGFNNKVDGSLESEDNK
- the ureC gene encoding urease subunit alpha, which produces MSFKMSRKQYAEMYGPTTGDSIRLADTDLFIQIEKDHTTYGEEVVFGGGKVIRDGMGQHPLATRGEGVADTVITNIVIFDYTGIYKADLAIKDGKIFGIGKSGNPLIMDNVDIIIGAATEIIAGEGLIVTAGAIDTHVHFINPEQVQTALTSGTTTLIGGGTGPAAGSRATTVTPGEWNIHRMLEAAEGLPINVGFTGKGHAASIAPLAEQVKAGVIGLKVHEDWGATGSSLDYALRVADEYDIQVALHADTLNESGFMETTMAAVKDRVLHMYHTEGAGGGHAPDLIKSAGYHNILPSSTNPTLPYTVNTIDEHLDMVMVCHHLNPSVPEDIAFADSRIRRETIAAEDILQDMGVFSMVSSDAQAMGRVGEVVLRTWQVADKMKKQRGIMSGDSQYADNNRAKRYIAKYTINPAITHGISNHVGSIEIGKIADLVLWSPKFFGVKPEMVLKNGLAVTGLMGDANASIPTPQPYIYRPMYAQFGKALSKSSITFISQAAYDDGVHEKLGLKKIILPVGGIRTLSKKDMKLNSETPDITVDPQTYEVRVNGELLTCEPVDTVPMGQRYFLF